The genomic segment TCAGCCAATTCgtcttttgtgttgtttagcAAGCGGGCGGAGCTGACCTGAGCAGGATCTGAGCGGGCGACTTGCAGTACTTTGCAGCCAGGGTGGCCAGGACGGGCTCGTCCATGAGTGTGAGCTCGTCGGGGCGCTTCCAGGCACGGTCGGGGGAACCCAGCGGGCTGTAGGCTGTCATTACCGCGCCCAGCAACCGACAGTGCGCCAGCAACTCTGTCTGCGCCAGGTACGGGTGGCTCTCCACCTGCGTGCATGGCCACGCAAGCGCAAAGTCAAACCACCTCGGTCTTTCCACGTTCTTGTGTCAGATGTCGCTCTTCAAAGAGCCATTGTCAAGTGCTTGCCAATCCAAACATGtctatattcttttttttgggaccTGCACGACGGCGGGCTTGACGTGGGCGGCAGCCAGCACGTGGTCCAGCTGTCGCTTGTTGAAGTTGGACAGGCCGATGTGACGCAGCAGGCCTTTGCGGAGCAGCTGCTCCATGGCGCCCCAAGTGGCGCGGTAGTCCACCACGTCGTACAGCAGCGAGCCACTGCCCGCCTTGGGGAACGCCTCCTCCCCGCGCCTGCGTGCCAGTACAAAGCGCCTCGCTTCAAAGCCTCGGTCCGCATTTGCCGGCCAAGTTTACATTCGCACCGGAAGGCCATGGGCCAGTGGATGAGGTAGAGGTCCAAGTAGTCAAGTCGAAGGTCGCGCAGTGTTCGCTGAAGGGCGGGCTCCACGTCCTCGGGGTGGTGGCACGTGTTCCACAATTTGGACGTGACAAAGACGTCCTCCCGCCGCACGCCCTGACAAACGGGACAAATGCCGACTCGGTGCCTTTGCACCTGTGCGCGTACATGTGAGCCGTCACGCGTGCGCGTCTCACATGGGGCTGTGCAAAGCTCTCGGCGAACGCTTGTCCAATCTCGGCCTCGTTGCCGTAGACGGCAGCGCAGTCAATGTGGCGGTAGCCTGCCTCCAGGGCGCACTTGACCACCTCTTTCACCTGGCAAACACAAACGCACCCCAATTGAGCCCCCGATCCACGAGCGCAGCCCGGACATTGTCAAAGGTTTCGCGGGGTTCGGTGACTCACCTGTCCCGGCGAGCTCTTCCAGGTGCCCAGTCCAATGAGGGGCATCTTGCGGCCCGTGTGGAGGACAGCAAATTCGTTCATCTTCCCGCCTGCTgccaaaatgtctttgtgtgaaaaatgaccacatgattcatcatcatcatcaattacaaacaaataaatccaGTAATTGATTACTGGAAATTCCAGACgagaaaaagatttaaaaatcaaagacAGGCTATGACTGGATCAGCCTTCTCTAGCCAGGGCCACAAAGTCCTTCAAACACAGGACCCTACGCGCCAGGAAGAGGATGTGATGCTGACTTGCACTTTTTTGAAAGAGTCAGCAGCACTAGAGGACGCAACCACAAAAACGACAAACTGGAAGCAGATTTTCTTCCAACTCACATGGATGGCAAATCTTgcgcaaacaaatgcaatgtATAAAAAAGGAAGACAACGAAGCAGCGTTTGGctttttaataaattaaatttgtaAAGTACTACATGTTGCTGGTGTTGGGCTTAAACATTCTATGTTCAAATTTGGTATT from the Syngnathus acus chromosome 4, fSynAcu1.2, whole genome shotgun sequence genome contains:
- the akr1a1b gene encoding aldo-keto reductase family 1 member A1-B isoform X1 gives rise to the protein MNEFAVLHTGRKMPLIGLGTWKSSPGQVKEVVKCALEAGYRHIDCAAVYGNEAEIGQAFAESFAQPHGVRREDVFVTSKLWNTCHHPEDVEPALQRTLRDLRLDYLDLYLIHWPMAFRRGEEAFPKAGSGSLLYDVVDYRATWGAMEQLLRKGLLRHIGLSNFNKRQLDHVLAAAHVKPAVVQVESHPYLAQTELLAHCRLLGAVMTAYSPLGSPDRAWKRPDELTLMDEPVLATLAAKYCKSPAQILLRWQTQRGVVAVPKSVTPSRIRENLQVFDFTLSEEEMTSLAALNKNCRYILPVIEVDGKLVPRDAGHPHYPFSDPY
- the akr1a1b gene encoding aldo-keto reductase family 1 member A1-B isoform X3, with product MNEFAVLHTGRKMPLIGLGTWKSSPGQVKEVVKCALEAGYRHIDCAAVYGNEAEIGQAFAESFAQPHGVRREDVFVTSKLWNTCHHPEDVEPALQRTLRDLRLDYLDLYLIHWPMAFRRGEEAFPKAGSGSLLYDVVDYRATWGAMEQLLRKGLLRHIGLSNFNKRQLDHVLAAAHVKPAVVQVESHPYLAQTELLAHCRLLGAVMTAYSPLGSPDRAWKRPDELTLMDEPVLATLAAKYCKSPAQILLRWQTQRGVVAVPKSVTPSRIRENLQVFDFTLSEEEMTSLAALNKNCRYILPVIE
- the akr1a1b gene encoding aldo-keto reductase family 1 member A1-B isoform X2 encodes the protein MNEFAVLHTGRKMPLIGLGTWKSSPGQVKEVVKCALEAGYRHIDCAAVYGNEAEIGQAFAESFAQPHGVRREDVFVTSKLWNTCHHPEDVEPALQRTLRDLRLDYLDLYLIHWPMAFRRGEEAFPKAGSGSLLYDVVDYRATWGAMEQLLRKGLLRHIGLSNFNKRQLDHVLAAAHVKPAVVQVESHPYLAQTELLAHCRLLGAVMTAYSPLGSPDRAWKRPDELTLMDEPVLATLAAKYCKSPAQILLRWQTQRGVVAVPKSVTPSRIRENLQVFDFTLSEEEMTSLAALNKNCRYILPVIERTLAIRWRRQHLLLKPSQQPC